Part of the Ammospiza nelsoni isolate bAmmNel1 chromosome 6, bAmmNel1.pri, whole genome shotgun sequence genome is shown below.
ATcacttaaaataaatgtaattagGACTTCATGCAACAGCTGTATCTCTCTTTATACTAGAAGCATGCCAAACATTGCATTTGCAACTCTTTGTGGCAAGAATAATCCCTTTGAAAGCAAGATTTGACCCCTGCCTTTTATCGTGTAGAACCTCCAGCTATTTGTGTCCTGATGCCTGCATTGTAATCATTCAAGTCTCAAACTTAGTAGCACAGTCTTTGAAACACTGAATTACCACAGCTTCTACATTGTCAAGTGTTCAGCACCACACAGTCAGTATCATAGACTGCTGGAGTCAGGAATTGAATTCTCTCTGGGGTGAATTACTCCATTTTTGCCTCATAAGCCACCTCCTGCAGCATCTGATCCCAGCCCTGATCCACAGACCACACTTTTTCTCCAGTCtaacaatttctccattccCCTACAAGCTTCTAAAAGGCAACTCTGGACCTTTTTTGCCTAAGGGGGTTGGAGGAATGCATTTATGTGAGGAAATTTACAGACAGCAACAAGATAAAACTGTTATATTCTTATGGGCCATTCACTCTTCATGTGCAAAGGAGCGAGTTCTGCATGCAACACGTTATATGCCTAGAAAGAAATCAgtgggggaagggaaggattgGCttgcagcccagggctggcagggtgtTAAACTTCCAGCTGCTTGCCCATCTTGCTGAGGGCATCGCTGACAATGTCCAGCTCGTGGCGCAGCTCGTTCACCACGCTGGCGATGCTCTTCGTGTCCTTCAGGACCTGCACGCTCTGAGTGTAGGGGTTGTACTTCACCCCAAAGGGACGCTTGATGGTTTTTGCAAACTCTCTattcaggtaaaaaaaaaaaacataaaaaagataaaaacagtGTGTTATATCCAAAAGAGGGTGTTATAAACAAGACATAAACCACAAATGCATTCTCTGTATGCAGCCAGTATCAATTCCCACTTTtctaaagtattttaaaatagtcCTAATTGTTATATACCTCCCACCCAGTACCTGAAAGACCAAGAAAATACTAACCAAAACtccttttctgtgaaaaatagtTACAAAACTGTGATAAGACTAAAAGGGTTTCGTGCTGCTACAGAGAGAGATATAAAACCAAATCTGCTGTTATAAAAAGAAGGGGGGTGGTGAGGGGGGGCAGAATCTGTACCTcatcttttcctttgcttcttcAAAACTTTCAGAAACAAAGTAAACCTCCTGGAAAGTTGTAATGATACATTCTTGCTTGCAGGTGACCTTTGGATCAAAAGGTTTGACTTTGGCGCTGTCAGAGAGTGAGTGCTGGTGAGGGGTTACCATGGGTCAGAGGAGCATCACCATCCAAAGAATCCAGGAGGAAGATGACATGTGATAAAGTGAATAAAAAGGATTATGTGAGATGATTTTAATGCATCTCATCTTGAAATTTTTATCTGCAGATGAACAGTGATTAAAGCCTAACAAACTGAATTATTCTAAACAGTCATATTCTGCCAGTTTGGATGAGAAAAGGGACTCCACAGACACGAGGCGTGTGTATAAATGAGCAATATTTTCAGAATCTGGTTAAACCAACAAAGCTTTGATCTGAAAATAGTTACCTGGGCTGTAACATCAAGAAATTGTACTTCATaaaaagcagagggaaacaGTGGCAATGGTAATGAGGCACTAAGAAAAGAGGCAAGCAAGCAGTAGCCATTCTTACCTTGAGCTCACTAATGGAAGAGAGCAAGCCAGCCCCGTAAACTCGTAGCTGCCCCTCTTGCTTGCACAAGCCAAACTCTACCGTGAAGAAGTAGCACTGAAACACAGAAGGAAGTAAAACAACTCAGTCTTAACCAAAGATGGTGTGGTGAACTAGATGGGAGCATTTCTATTTGTAGGTAGGAtcaaatatttgcaaatatCAGAGAGTTATCACTCAGTTATCCTGAGACATTTAAAGAGAGGATGGAAGGATGAAGAACCACAGGATGGCATGCTTCTCATAAGAAAGGTGGATGTTACAGATCACCCAGCTGGGCCGGAAGATGCTAATGCCAGTGCAAACATTGAGGTGTAAATCTGTTTTGAGAAATACTGACATGAAATCACAGCCTCAGCTTAAAACAATCACTGGGTAGAGCGGATCTCTGGTGAGTGAGAACAGCCCGCTGCAGTTTGTTTCTCATTTGCTTAGTGTGCTGTAAAATTAAAGACATTCTGTTTGCTGAATTTCAGGATTTCTGCTGCTATACAAGAAGGAACACTGTTTTCATAGATGGTTTATTTCTGCTCCCACTGAAGGTAGTACAAGTTTTACACAtgacatggaaaaagaaatttttaaaatcagcaaGCTAGTTCTTGCATAACTGGCACAGATTATTTTTCAtcaaaatctacttttaatcTTAAAATACTCCTGCCAAGGCATCCAGAGACTGATATCCAGAAAATtagtttatattattttaatttcttgacTGAAAAGTATCTAATGCTAGCACTCAACACATTCAATACCATATAATTTCAGTTCATTCTACACATTAAAGAAATAGAACTTTCAAATCATTGAATCATGTTCCCAGAAGAAAGAAGACTTTGTCTGAAAGAAATAGACCATAAAATTTCAGTCTGCAAAAAGTAATTTACCACTAGAAGCTGAACCATTACTTGACAGTGGAGTGAAGAAAAATACCAATCATATCAACtttaaagtggttttttttcctagcatgGAAAATTTTTTCATGCTTTACAATCCAGAGACCAGTGAAAAGCAAAGATCTAGCAGCTGGTGTGACTAACGTTGACATGAACCTCCAAATTTATTCAATGGCATGGGATCAGCTTAGTGAAGCACAAAGGTTTTGATGGAATCCCCAGGCACTCAAACACTCACTGTTGCCAGTTTTTGGACAGCCTCATCTGATGCCCCAAGTGATGCAAGACCAATTTCCTGGGAGAACTGAGCAAAACTGGGTTCAGCCAAAAGAGGGACATGGCCTAGGAGCTCATGGCAGGTAtcactggaaaaagaaacaaaacaagaaatctCCTGATTTGTCTTTGTGGCAAAGTGAAAAAGCAGCACCACTGAACAGATACAATGTCTTGCATTAAACTTTAAACTTAAACACTAAAAGCATTGCCCATTTCTCTGAAAGCAACTGAGCAGATCATACCAACCCTACATAAAGTGcataaaatctgattttcaaaTTAAGGTGCCTAAAATTAAGGTCTGAGCTCCCCATTTGTAGGGCAGCCAGATATTAAACTAACTGCACACAGTGATATCACTAAGAGATCTCCAATAGCAAGCTGCACTTTTGAAAATACTGCACTTAGGAAGGTGGCAATTCAGCATGCTGCAAATTCATTACATTCAGCATGAAGGCTGAGTCTTCAGCAccttaaaaataagttttatgCTGGTGTTCTTGAACAGCTTTTAAGTAACTTGGCTCTGGGCAGGCCAGATTCAAAACTCTCTCACAAATTCTAGCGCAAGATTAAATGACTCACGGCTCTGGTGTGTAGAGAGGGTCCGAGCTGTGTCTGACATATTGAGTGCAGTGGAAAACTCGGAATGCCAGTCCTGCCAAGAAGTCTCTGGGTGACAGATATCCAGCCACGGGGCGAATGGTGAAGCCTGTGCGCTCTGAAAGTGACCAGAGAAGCTGTATGTTAGTTTAGCTCAGGATGCACAGCATTGTCAGCcttcctgctggggctgaggtgaCAACCACAGCTCTACCTTGGCTCAAAAGCACGTGGGAAAATGAGGCACAATTAGAAAAATTAGGCGTAGGCTTGAGTctgagaaacattttttaaatggcCCTATCTCTGTGCGAATGGATTTTCTAGGATGCCATGCCTAGATTCAACAATACAGCCAGGTATCTCCTTAGCCAATCCTAACAATCTTTTCAGACACTGCCCCTCAAGTGTCACTGCCTGCATTGAAGACAAATACATTAAAACACAGATGGCCAAAAGGCCTCTTAGAGGACCAGAATGAATACAAGCCACCAAGAATGTTTCCTTGTGCCCACAAAATGGTGGGATTTGCAATGGACCTCAGTTTATTTTGAAACCCAGAAAATTGTAGGAAACCAGCAGATTACCTTTCAGGAAGCGAGACACATCTTCCAGCTGGGGAATATTGTCTTCCCTGTACCCACAGTGTTTGGTGAGCAGGGGCAGGTTTTTCAGGTACTCTCTGCAGGCATAAGTTGGGTAAAGATTGTTCAGCTCTCGGTACACAGTCCCCCAAGTCTTGATCTCCTCCTCAGTGAATTCAATCTTGGGAATTGGGTCACCACTGcaaggagaagaggaagaaaggacaCTCCTTAGAAAATGGCTAATAAGAGGTGACTAATTTACCTACTACTAGTATTTAATACCTGTATGACTGTGACACCTGCCATTAGACTCTATCAAATACAGTGAGATCTGGTCTATGTCCTGGAAAGCTTTTAGTCTGAGGACTTgcctttttttcactttaacCAGTTGTCAGGAATCTTGGCATTGATCTCACTTAAAGCATTGGTTCTGTAAAcagtttattaattgtttaatGCCAAGAGTAAGGTTTAAAATACCTACACTATCTCTTCACAGCTTCAGGAGCTGATAACACATCCTTTTCCATGTTGGATTTCTAAGTCTGCAATTATTTTCCATTAcccttttaatttgttttaagaAAGGAGAATTTCCTAAAATAACAACACATAGTGTGACAGAAGCTAAATATACACATCAGgtaaaaattatgtttctgtGCAGAGGAGACCAGTGCCTGTCTGAGCATATTAATTTTAGTCCTTCTTTCCTATTTAGTCCTCAGGATCTTGGATAAAGTGGATTATGGCAAGGCCAGTATTACACTGCATTTCCAGTGTCAGCCAGGGAACTAGCATGGAAAATGCTTTCCCAAGGGAATCTCTGTCAACAACAGGTTAACAGTAATCAGCTTGGGACTGTGGTAACCAGTTGCACTAAACACACAGTGCAATAGAACTCTAAATACAGACCTTTTCTAGGTCACTTTCAGCTGAGGAACTTGACACCTAAATTCAATCAGGTCACATGAAAATCACGTTTAGAAAGAATTTACAGCTCTGGGTTATGAATCTCTTACTGCTTTAAGAGCTCCACCCCCTGCCAAGAAGCATCTCTAAAGACAGAAGCTCTTAGAATTCCTTTCATGGAAAATTTCTTATCTACACATCACACATGCTAGTTTGAACCaggaaagaaaattcaagtATTAACATTTGCTCAGAAAGTTTACTCTCAGTGGTCACTGGGCAGTACATTGGGATTtgcctcccctccctctcctttgCAGAGCATCTGGCCAAGCCGCACAGCCTCAGACTGACCAGGCTGCCTCGATCTACCTTCTCATCTTGCCACACATCTCCCTTCCCTTCGCCTCCTTGGCTCTGATCCCTGAGCTGAGCCTGCATGTCTCAGCCTGGTCTGAGCCCAGGAAGGTGAGCTCCTCCCAGCCCACTCTGCTGTTATTTCAAAGCACCCAGAAGGCTTCTTCTGGAAGAATTCGAGCTTACTGTTTGTAGTTCATAGCCAGGTCTGCAAAATACTTTCGCCTCTTGCGATAAACATTGTCTTTGAAACCCTGgtggggagaaaggaaaacacagttCAATGAGTTTCCAAGccataataaata
Proteins encoded:
- the TPH1 gene encoding tryptophan 5-hydroxylase 1; the protein is MMIEDNKENEDHASERGRTAIIFSLKNEVGGLVKALKLFQEKHVNLVHIESRKSKRRNSEFEIFVDCDSNREQLNEIFQLLKSHVNIVSVSPTEHFSVQEDGMENVPWFPKKISDLDKCANRVLMYGSDLDADHPGFKDNVYRKRRKYFADLAMNYKHGDPIPKIEFTEEEIKTWGTVYRELNNLYPTYACREYLKNLPLLTKHCGYREDNIPQLEDVSRFLKERTGFTIRPVAGYLSPRDFLAGLAFRVFHCTQYVRHSSDPLYTPEPDTCHELLGHVPLLAEPSFAQFSQEIGLASLGASDEAVQKLATCYFFTVEFGLCKQEGQLRVYGAGLLSSISELKHSLSDSAKVKPFDPKVTCKQECIITTFQEVYFVSESFEEAKEKMREFAKTIKRPFGVKYNPYTQSVQVLKDTKSIASVVNELRHELDIVSDALSKMGKQLEV